ACTCAACCTGTTTGGTTGTTGACCACCCATCAGGATCATCAGGATTTTCAAACCAACCGCCGAGTTCAATCCAATCCTGTTTGAGCTGTTCATCAAAGAGGTATGCCCACAAGAAGTGTGCTTTCTCATGAAGAATCAATCGGTGAATATTATCCGCACCCTGTCCCTTAAAAGCCGATTCCATAAACTCAATGTAGCCAGCCCCCGTCCAAGCAACTGCAGCAGCCTCGGGATTCGTTGGATGCGGTGTGCCATCCAAGCGTCGGACGAAGTACTTCAGTCCTGGTGTCGTTAGCATACCTTGGGGAAACTCCTCAAGCATCGACACCAGTGAGAGGAGTTCCTCGTTCTTGAAGATGTCAAACCGTTCAGCGTCCTCACCCGTCGTCTGGCGCGTCAACTTGCTGTAATCCGGGATATTAATGCTCACAGCGTAACGTTGTTGCAGGATACGTTCGAGTGCGTATCTATCTGTCCCGTCATAGGTTACGAACCGGACAACAGCGCGATGCAGACGTTTGGAGAAAAAACGACCCCGCACACCCTCAATTTCTGCCAATCGTGGGGTGGCATATCCAAAAGATTCTTGAGCAATCCTAACGATCCTGTTGTCATCTGCAAACTGGATTTCAATGTCATGTGGCACATGGCGGCGACTCAGACGCCAGACAGATGGCTCTACACGCGGTGTTGAATCCCTTAAGTGATTCGTTTTTTGTGGGATAGATTCAAAGGTTTGCAGAAGCCTATAGGCGTGCCCCGGACTCCAGTCGCCTTGAAGATACACCGAATACTTGCGCATCAATGCTAAAGAGGCACTATGCGATGGAACTTCTATCGGTTCATCAAGAAACTTCACGACTACAGGTTCAACAACCGTTGCACTTTCCTGCCCCTCTGGTGTTTCATCAATCTCCCAATGATATTCAAAAGCATCGGCGTTGAAAAGAGACGTGTTGACAGCAAAGAAAAAAAAGAGAATGTAGAGACTGTATTTCATCACAGTTTCTCCAAATCGACAAATCCGTTCTTCTCCCGGTGCAAGGGTATCAATGCCTCATAAGAGAAAAGCCTTAAACATGTTATCTTCTATAGGGGATTGTAGACTTCTGGTGGGGTCATGGCAATCCGTGAGTGTAAGGAGCTAACCTAAAAGTCTCACAAAATATAGGTGTTTTATGATACAATTAGGTTAGCGTCTGTCATAGGCACATTATGGCAGTCGCAGAGCCGATTGGTGTTCATACCACCGTCGGCTCGCCCCAACAAACATATTTGGGGACTACCACGCAATTAGTGTAGCACATTCGCACAAAAAAGGCAACACCTTAGTTAGAAAAAAACGCACAAAACGGCGTATAAAGCCACGTCACGAGTTTTCGCCTGTGTGCTAACCTACTGGAATGCCAACCCCATGCTATACCCGTTGCGCGCTACACCTCGCCATGATGGAAATATCCGATGCTTCTTTCCGCCTGGAGACAAGAAAAAAGCCATTAACTGGTTAGGTTAACGGCTTTTTTTATGAAGAATGAGAATAAAACTATTCGTTAGCACCAGCTTGAGCGAGCGAGACAGCAAAGCTGGGATCGTAGAGAATTCCCAGAGATAAACCTGCAATGCCGGTAGGAAGTAGTATCCAAAAAGAAAAATGTATTAACTCAACCCTTTTAGGCTCAGACAACCTTCAGGACGAATCATTATATGTGTACACGACATAGTGTTAGAAAGGTAGAAAAATAGGAGGAGTTCAGTCAAATTATATGGGTGGAATTTTTAATTGCTTACAAATTTGCTTGGCAAGGTTATTGTCAATTCTTCTATGTCTCGGTACTGTGGCATGGGTTCCCTGATCTGGGTGCCGCCATATCGAGTGTTTACCACCTTCTCGATGAAGTTTACATCCGTAGTCTCTAAGATGCTTAATCAAATCCCTACGTTTCATACATCAATTCTTACTTCCTCAAACCCACTTTCAGTTTGGTCCGACGCTCCCGGCACGCCGAATTCCAAAATGTCAGAAGTCTTTACCGCTTCAGCCTCGCTTTCTGTTCGACGAGACACTTCAAGCGTTTCATCTTCTAAGATTTCGCGAAGCGTGATTTGCAACGTATCTAATAATTCATTTTTCGTTCGCTCTTGGCATGTAACACCTGGAACTTCCAATATCCAACCGATCCACCATCCCTCACTCTCTCGGATGAGAGCTGTGTAGGTTTGTGCTATCTCTGCAGGACTGGATTCTGTCTTGAGCCACCCCTGAAGAAATAGAAGGTCTGATTCATAAGTGTCGGTGTCTCGACTACGTTTCCTGATAATCAACGGATCTTCCTTCACCATATCAAGATGGCCTGTGACAAAAATGATCGGCACGCTGATAGACAAATCGTGCAGCCGACGAACGATTGTATTTCCACCTTCATGATCATTGTTCGACTTCATGTCAAGAATCGCACCACTGTAGGAATTATCTATTTTTTCCAATGCGCTCAACGGATCTGTTACGATGTCAGTTTCAACGGTCAGATTGTATTTTTTATTGAAAGTATCTACGGCGTTTATAAAGGCCTGTTGTTGCTCTTCTACGTCTTCGACAAGCAAAATTTTCATCGTATTCATTTTTCACGCTCCATTTTAGGCTGAAGAATGAGAAGACATTCCAAACATACTCGCTGCCGCAAAAGCACACTGGTAGGGAAACATATCTCTCACATCTAAGGACAGCGATTGACGAAAATACCAAACTCACGTAGGTTTATTATACTGCATAACCCGAACAGTGTCAAGTATCTTTGGTAATGGCTTCTTGGAAATCGATATGTGTTTTTCCTGACCACAACTGACTTTACTTGAGTCATTCCCGAGGATGTAGGTCAAGTTCAGATTTACATGTTCAGTGTTCCTCTCAGAGGTACTTTTGAGGTATACTCTGACTATCGCTTGCCGTCCTTAAATCTTGCGATAGCACCACGTTCGGCGAGTTCTGCTTTAGCGTAGTATGCTGGCATCTGCGAGGATTTCCAGCGTCCGGCGACTTGCATGTCTACAACGGTGGCCCCAGCCTGTGCGAGCGAGACAGCAGACCCAACACGAAGCGAATGACCAGATATAAAACCTTCCACACCGGCATTGGCAGCTCTTTTCTGAATAATGCACCTTGCTGAATGTGGGTGTAGCCGATAAGACTGGATATGGTCGCCGCGACGAATATGACGGAACATTGCCCCGCTGTCAATCTCTGCACGCTCCTGATAGTGTTTCAGCACCTTGCGAGTGGCACCACAGACATAGAGCGTTTCGCCTGCTCCCTCCTGGTCGGTTTTAGAGGACCTGACAGTGAGGGTTTTCTCTTGGAGGTCCGAAACGTCAATCGCAACAACCTCCGAGATCCGAAGTAAACAATCAGACATCAAACGTATCAGTGCGGCGTCGCGTAAGCCTGCGAGTGTGCCTTCGGTCTCCGCGAGAATACAGACCCTTTCGACGTCTTGCCAGATAAGCCCGTCCACTTGTCCACGTCCTCTGTCCTTGCCTTCTCTACGGATGCCTGCGAGTGTTGCCTGTGTGATGGGAAAATGACTCTGTTCGGCGGACTGGTGCTTGAGTTGCCATTTCACTGCGGCAATGAGTTGCCCGATAGTTGCAGGGGATTTACCCAAATCGTGTAGAGTGGTAATGTAATTTGCTAACAGGGCATCGGTGAGGGTTTGACCCGAAAGCCACGTTGTTAGACTCTGGAGTGCGCGCTGGTAGGCTTTGAGTGTGTTCTCCGAGAGCGAGGCTTTGATAAGATGTTCGGTCGCTTCGGGGACGTATTGTACGATATTCACGTGTCCAGTGTTGGCAATTTCGTTCATATTCACCTCCGAAAGTCGATAGGATTGCATAAAGTCAAGCCTATTCAGTTATTGGGCGCGCGCGTTGTCCAAACCGCATGAAGGACGACCCACGGAATGATCTGTATTTGCTCTACGCCGAATTCTTGGAAGAATACGAACCTGAGTATTTTGTATTTGAGAATGTCCCCG
This genomic stretch from Candidatus Poribacteria bacterium harbors:
- a CDS encoding type II toxin-antitoxin system HicA family toxin is translated as MKRRDLIKHLRDYGCKLHREGGKHSIWRHPDQGTHATVPRHRRIDNNLAKQICKQLKIPPI
- a CDS encoding tyrosine-type recombinase/integrase, translating into MQSYRLSEVNMNEIANTGHVNIVQYVPEATEHLIKASLSENTLKAYQRALQSLTTWLSGQTLTDALLANYITTLHDLGKSPATIGQLIAAVKWQLKHQSAEQSHFPITQATLAGIRREGKDRGRGQVDGLIWQDVERVCILAETEGTLAGLRDAALIRLMSDCLLRISEVVAIDVSDLQEKTLTVRSSKTDQEGAGETLYVCGATRKVLKHYQERAEIDSGAMFRHIRRGDHIQSYRLHPHSARCIIQKRAANAGVEGFISGHSLRVGSAVSLAQAGATVVDMQVAGRWKSSQMPAYYAKAELAERGAIARFKDGKR